The Providencia sp. PROV188 genome includes a region encoding these proteins:
- the cysJ gene encoding NADPH-dependent assimilatory sulfite reductase flavoprotein subunit, translated as MQNKQPPLSALPISTEQLGRLQTAVGDYSSHQLAWLSGYLWGMVNQNSAQSESVPASNAPQETVTIISASQTGNARRLAEQLREKLLSEKISANLVNAGDYKFKQINQEKVVIVVASTQGEGEPAEEAVALHKYLNSKKAPDLSAAHYAVFALGDSSYEHFCQAGKDFDNQFAKLGASALLPRVDADVEYQALADEWVSSLTQILKARVPAQSDSQLINTQSGSVNQLDSSPYTKTAPLTASLLSNQKITGRGSDKDVRHIEIDLGNSGLRYQPGDALGVWFDNDPALVDELISLLWLQGDEDVFIGQQRHSLRDALTYQLELTQNTHLIVEKYAQLSKDDSLLGLISDKPAIMQYAQTTPIVDMVRQAAAQPSAQEFVDLLRPLTPRLYSISSSQAEATDEVHATVGVVRYEIDGRPRTGGASGFLADRLNEGDELRVFIEHNDNFRLPADSNTPVIMIGPGTGIAPFRAFLQQRDNDGSEGKNWLFFGNPHFVDDFLYQVEWQRYVKDGLLTHISLAWSRDQAEKVYVQDKLREQGSEVWDWIQQGAHIYVCGDANRMAKDVEQALLDVISEHGHMDEEQADDFLSELRVMRRYQRDVY; from the coding sequence ATGCAAAACAAGCAACCTCCATTATCAGCATTACCGATTTCGACGGAGCAATTAGGGCGCTTACAAACCGCAGTGGGGGATTATTCATCCCATCAACTGGCTTGGCTATCTGGCTATTTGTGGGGAATGGTGAATCAAAACAGTGCGCAAAGTGAATCTGTTCCTGCAAGCAATGCGCCTCAAGAAACCGTGACCATTATTTCAGCCTCCCAAACGGGTAATGCCCGTCGTTTAGCTGAGCAGCTTCGAGAAAAGCTACTGAGTGAGAAAATCAGTGCCAATTTAGTCAATGCTGGTGATTACAAGTTTAAGCAGATCAACCAAGAGAAAGTGGTGATCGTTGTGGCATCCACCCAAGGTGAAGGGGAGCCAGCCGAAGAGGCCGTTGCATTACATAAATATTTGAATTCGAAGAAAGCCCCCGATCTCTCAGCCGCCCATTACGCGGTTTTTGCACTTGGCGATTCTTCTTATGAGCATTTTTGCCAAGCCGGAAAAGATTTCGATAACCAGTTTGCGAAACTGGGGGCAAGTGCGTTGCTTCCTCGGGTCGATGCGGATGTTGAATATCAGGCATTGGCAGACGAGTGGGTAAGCTCTTTGACGCAGATTTTAAAAGCGCGAGTACCTGCTCAGTCAGATAGCCAGCTCATCAATACTCAATCTGGCAGTGTGAATCAGCTCGATTCTTCCCCATATACCAAAACGGCGCCATTAACCGCCTCGCTGTTGAGTAACCAAAAGATCACGGGGCGCGGATCGGACAAAGATGTGCGCCATATTGAGATTGATTTGGGGAATTCTGGTTTACGCTATCAGCCGGGAGATGCACTAGGCGTGTGGTTTGATAATGACCCTGCGTTAGTGGATGAGCTGATTAGCCTGTTATGGCTACAAGGGGATGAAGACGTATTTATTGGTCAACAGCGCCATTCGCTGCGTGATGCGTTAACTTACCAACTGGAACTGACCCAAAATACCCATTTGATCGTCGAAAAATACGCTCAGTTATCCAAAGACGATAGCTTATTAGGCTTGATCAGTGATAAGCCAGCCATTATGCAGTATGCACAAACCACGCCTATCGTTGATATGGTACGCCAAGCGGCGGCTCAACCAAGTGCGCAAGAGTTTGTGGATTTACTGCGCCCATTAACGCCACGCTTGTATTCCATTTCTTCTTCACAGGCAGAAGCGACGGATGAAGTCCATGCTACCGTCGGGGTTGTACGCTATGAGATTGATGGACGTCCAAGAACAGGCGGTGCTTCTGGCTTCTTAGCGGATCGTCTCAATGAAGGTGACGAACTGCGGGTGTTTATTGAACATAATGATAATTTCCGCCTACCCGCAGACTCAAATACTCCCGTGATTATGATTGGTCCGGGAACGGGAATTGCCCCATTCCGCGCTTTCTTACAACAACGTGATAACGACGGTAGCGAAGGTAAAAACTGGCTGTTTTTTGGCAATCCGCACTTTGTTGACGACTTCTTATATCAAGTCGAATGGCAGCGTTATGTCAAAGACGGTTTGCTGACCCATATTTCATTAGCGTGGTCGCGGGATCAGGCTGAAAAAGTGTATGTGCAAGACAAATTGCGCGAACAAGGTAGCGAAGTGTGGGACTGGATCCAACAAGGCGCACATATTTATGTGTGTGGGGATGCAAATCGCATGGCGAAAGATGTGGAACAAGCATTATTGGATGTCATCAGCGAGCACGGGCACATGGATGAAGAGCAAGCGGATGACTTTTTAAGTGAGCTGCGTGTGATGCGCCGTTATCAGAGGGACGTTTATTAA
- a CDS encoding NAD(P)/FAD-dependent oxidoreductase — MKNIVIVGGGTGGTMLANILARKLNKDIFSQRIKITLITDNPIHYYKPAFMYVAFNMFFKEELSRPERELLRPEIELVIDKVDSFDFKNKELYSRNNKKYHYDYLVVATGCIPRPERIEGLKEIGNHFYAYDASRKLADQLSKIEKGRIFITVSFPETPNVPHQCGIAPMETTLMIDEFLRKRRVRDNIEIVYTYPTVAQLLRNCLFMQQPVCEVIPEVFVARNIKAQRGFTLNKVDPDKKLAYSKEGDEQPFDLLISTPPITAVEAVVNTGLSEHNNGEGWLPTDHETMQVYGVEGVYVIGDTVDLPISKAGGSCHNQAAIIADNICGELIYGYPAAIYDGRVQAVAQMGLTAGMPLQYDYKHDVIPTPPTKLGGLLRNGFNRGIYWAAIRGLV; from the coding sequence ATGAAAAATATAGTTATTGTGGGTGGTGGTACTGGCGGTACCATGTTAGCTAATATTTTGGCTAGAAAACTTAATAAAGACATTTTTTCTCAAAGAATAAAAATAACGTTAATAACAGATAATCCGATACATTATTATAAACCTGCATTTATGTATGTGGCTTTTAATATGTTCTTTAAAGAAGAACTAAGCCGACCTGAGCGTGAATTATTAAGACCAGAAATTGAATTAGTCATTGATAAAGTTGACTCATTTGATTTTAAAAATAAAGAATTATACTCAAGAAATAATAAAAAATATCACTATGACTATTTAGTCGTTGCCACAGGGTGTATCCCTAGGCCTGAGCGTATTGAAGGATTAAAGGAAATAGGTAACCATTTTTATGCCTATGATGCCTCGCGTAAATTAGCCGACCAATTATCTAAGATTGAAAAAGGTCGTATTTTTATTACCGTTTCATTTCCTGAAACACCAAACGTTCCCCATCAGTGTGGTATAGCGCCGATGGAAACAACACTCATGATTGATGAGTTTTTACGTAAACGTCGAGTTAGAGATAATATTGAAATTGTTTATACCTATCCAACGGTTGCACAATTACTGCGTAATTGTTTATTCATGCAACAGCCGGTTTGCGAAGTCATTCCTGAAGTGTTTGTAGCTCGAAATATTAAAGCTCAAAGAGGGTTTACTTTAAATAAAGTCGACCCAGATAAGAAATTAGCTTATTCCAAAGAAGGTGATGAGCAGCCTTTCGATTTATTAATTAGCACTCCACCTATTACCGCAGTAGAGGCGGTCGTAAATACCGGATTAAGTGAACACAATAATGGTGAAGGTTGGTTACCAACAGACCATGAAACAATGCAAGTCTATGGTGTTGAAGGTGTTTATGTTATTGGTGATACAGTTGATTTACCAATTAGTAAAGCGGGGGGGAGCTGCCATAACCAAGCTGCAATTATTGCTGATAATATTTGTGGTGAGTTAATTTATGGTTACCCAGCGGCTATTTATGATGGTCGAGTACAAGCTGTTGCTCAAATGGGATTAACGGCGGGTATGCCTTTGCAATACGATTACAAGCACGATGTTATTCCAACTCCGCCAACAAAGCTCGGTGGATTACTAAGAAATGGCTTCAATAGAGGTATTTATTGGGCAGCAATCCGTGGCTTAGTTTAA
- a CDS encoding DUF1287 domain-containing protein, producing the protein MPYALGKSNLELAKQAEQLPRLVVYDSSYRQIDYPNGDVPSHYGVCSDVVIRSYRKLGIDLQKQLHEDIKKNFSQYPSQKMWGLRKPDTNIDHRRVPNLETFFARKGTVKPITVKGEDYLPGDIVSWRLDNGRPHIGIVTSIKASNSRYYLVMHNIGYGQVAEDVLFKWKIVGHYSY; encoded by the coding sequence ATGCCCTATGCATTAGGAAAAAGTAACCTTGAGTTGGCAAAACAAGCCGAACAATTACCTCGCCTTGTTGTTTATGATTCATCTTATCGCCAGATAGATTACCCTAATGGGGATGTTCCCAGCCATTATGGTGTCTGTTCTGATGTTGTGATACGCAGTTATCGTAAGTTGGGTATTGATCTTCAAAAACAGCTTCATGAAGATATTAAAAAAAACTTTAGCCAGTATCCAAGTCAAAAAATGTGGGGGCTTCGTAAGCCTGATACCAATATTGATCATCGGCGAGTACCTAACTTAGAAACCTTTTTTGCTCGAAAAGGTACTGTTAAACCTATTACGGTAAAAGGGGAGGATTATTTACCCGGTGATATCGTTTCATGGCGTTTAGATAACGGCCGTCCACATATAGGAATTGTGACATCCATCAAAGCATCGAATAGTCGATATTACTTAGTGATGCACAATATTGGATATGGACAAGTTGCTGAGGATGTCTTATTTAAATGGAAGATAGTTGGACATTATTCATATTAA
- the cysI gene encoding assimilatory sulfite reductase (NADPH) hemoprotein subunit, which yields MSNEHQKVAPQPALVVEGKLADSERMKQQSNYLRGTIKDDLKNGLTGGFDGDNFLLIRFHGMYQQDDRDIRAERAEQKLEPRHAMMLRCRLPGGIITPKQWLDIDKFASEHTLYGSIRITNRQTFQFHGILKGDVKPAHQMLSHVGLDALATANDVNRNVLCTSNPVQSELHQQAYEWAKKISEHLLPRTSAYAEIWLDKEKIVTTDEEPILGQTYLPRKFKTTVVIPPLNDVDLHANDMNFVAIAEKGQLIGFNVLVGGGLAMTHGDTNTFPRLASEFGFIPLDKTLAIAEAIVTTQRDWGNRTDRKNAKTKYTLERVGIEVFKAEVEKRAGVQFDAIRPYQFTERGDQIGWLKGIDNRWHLTLFVENGRLIDLADKPLKTGVAEIAKIHKGDFRLTANQNLIVAGIEEEDKAAIEKIAIEHGLMSNEVTRQRENSMACVSFPTCPLAMAEAERFLPEFVTQVENIMAAHHVANEHIVLRVTGCPNGCGRAMLAEVGLVGKALDRYNLHLGGNRIGTRIPRMYKENISSAEILAIMDELIGRWAAERQPNEGFGDYLIRANVVKPVLNSAIDFYEVKEAV from the coding sequence ATGAGCAATGAACATCAAAAAGTTGCACCTCAGCCGGCCTTAGTGGTTGAAGGAAAGCTCGCTGACAGCGAGCGGATGAAGCAGCAAAGTAACTATTTACGAGGCACTATCAAAGACGATCTCAAAAACGGCTTAACAGGCGGTTTTGACGGAGATAATTTCTTGCTGATCCGTTTTCACGGAATGTATCAACAAGATGACAGAGATATTCGCGCAGAGCGAGCAGAGCAGAAGTTAGAACCGCGTCATGCCATGATGCTGCGTTGTCGCTTACCGGGAGGCATCATTACCCCGAAACAGTGGCTCGATATTGATAAATTTGCCTCTGAGCACACGTTATACGGCAGCATTCGTATTACCAACCGTCAAACATTCCAATTTCACGGTATTCTCAAAGGGGATGTGAAGCCGGCGCACCAAATGCTCAGCCATGTGGGGCTGGATGCGTTAGCTACCGCCAATGACGTAAACCGTAACGTACTGTGTACGTCTAACCCTGTGCAGTCTGAACTGCATCAGCAAGCCTATGAATGGGCGAAAAAAATCTCTGAGCATTTGCTACCTCGCACCAGTGCGTATGCTGAGATTTGGTTGGATAAAGAAAAGATTGTGACCACCGATGAAGAGCCGATTCTAGGGCAAACCTATCTTCCTCGGAAATTTAAAACTACCGTGGTGATCCCGCCGCTAAATGATGTGGATCTCCATGCTAATGATATGAACTTTGTGGCGATTGCTGAAAAAGGGCAATTGATCGGTTTCAACGTGCTGGTGGGCGGCGGTTTAGCGATGACCCACGGCGATACCAACACGTTCCCTCGTCTTGCCAGTGAATTTGGTTTTATTCCCTTAGATAAAACCTTGGCAATTGCTGAAGCGATTGTCACTACGCAGCGTGATTGGGGAAACCGGACTGATCGTAAAAATGCCAAAACCAAATACACCCTTGAGCGAGTTGGGATAGAGGTGTTTAAAGCGGAAGTGGAAAAACGAGCTGGTGTGCAGTTTGACGCTATTCGTCCTTACCAATTTACGGAGCGTGGCGACCAAATTGGTTGGTTAAAAGGCATTGATAATCGCTGGCATTTAACCTTATTTGTGGAGAATGGGCGCTTAATCGACTTAGCGGACAAACCGTTAAAAACCGGCGTCGCCGAGATCGCGAAAATCCATAAAGGGGACTTTCGCCTGACGGCCAACCAAAACTTAATTGTGGCGGGGATTGAGGAAGAAGACAAAGCGGCAATAGAGAAAATTGCTATTGAGCACGGTTTGATGAGCAATGAAGTGACGCGTCAGCGTGAAAACTCGATGGCGTGTGTCTCTTTCCCAACCTGTCCGCTAGCGATGGCGGAAGCGGAGCGCTTTTTACCGGAGTTCGTCACGCAAGTTGAAAACATCATGGCGGCGCATCATGTGGCGAATGAGCATATTGTTTTACGTGTAACTGGCTGCCCAAATGGTTGTGGTCGCGCGATGCTGGCGGAAGTTGGGCTGGTGGGTAAAGCTCTCGACCGTTATAACTTACATTTAGGTGGAAATCGCATCGGTACGCGTATCCCTAGAATGTATAAGGAAAATATCAGCAGTGCAGAGATTTTAGCCATCATGGATGAGCTGATTGGTCGCTGGGCGGCTGAACGTCAACCGAATGAAGGTTTTGGTGATTACCTGATCCGCGCTAACGTCGTGAAGCCAGTACTCAACTCAGCTATCGACTTTTACGAGGTCAAGGAGGCGGTATGA
- a CDS encoding methionine gamma-lyase, which translates to MSLDIKRSFETRAIHSHYNAQDHLGSLASPIYQTSTYVFKSVEEGAACFSGEKDGYIYTRINNPTLNLLENRIASLEEGEAAIVFSSGMGAITATFWTLLNPGDELLVDLTVYGCTYAFFHHGLARFGVKIKHIDMSDPESVTQAITKKTRMIFFESPANPNMRLVDIAAVSEIAHRHNILVVVDNTYCTPYIQTPLTLGADIVLHSLTKYMNGHGDAMGGAVATTAEYAKLIRLVGLKDMTGACLSPHDANLIIRGMKTLSVRMDRIVQSTQKIAEYLEVNPKVATIMYPGLPSFEQYHLAQKQMKLAGGMIAFELKGGLEAGKRFLNHLTLFSRAVSLGDCESLAQHPASMTHSTYTPEERLQYGISDGLIRLSIGLENVDELIADIEQALASA; encoded by the coding sequence ATGAGTTTAGATATAAAACGTTCTTTCGAAACACGGGCAATTCATAGTCACTATAATGCACAAGATCATTTAGGTTCATTGGCATCGCCAATTTATCAAACATCGACTTATGTATTTAAAAGTGTCGAAGAGGGCGCAGCCTGTTTTAGTGGTGAAAAAGATGGCTATATTTATACCCGAATTAATAACCCAACATTAAATCTATTGGAAAATAGAATTGCCTCTCTTGAAGAGGGAGAGGCGGCAATTGTGTTCTCGTCAGGTATGGGCGCAATCACGGCTACATTTTGGACATTATTAAATCCGGGTGATGAACTGTTAGTGGACTTAACAGTTTATGGCTGTACTTATGCCTTTTTTCATCATGGGTTGGCTCGATTTGGTGTGAAAATTAAGCACATTGATATGAGTGATCCAGAGAGTGTCACTCAAGCCATTACGAAAAAAACGCGCATGATATTCTTTGAGTCACCCGCTAACCCGAACATGCGTTTGGTGGATATTGCTGCGGTGAGTGAGATTGCTCATCGACATAATATCTTAGTGGTAGTCGATAACACCTATTGCACGCCGTATATTCAAACACCACTGACATTGGGGGCGGATATTGTGCTGCACTCGTTGACCAAGTACATGAATGGTCATGGGGATGCTATGGGGGGAGCGGTAGCCACAACGGCAGAGTACGCAAAACTAATTCGATTAGTGGGGTTGAAAGATATGACGGGGGCATGCTTATCTCCTCATGACGCTAACCTGATTATTCGAGGAATGAAAACCTTGTCTGTTCGTATGGATAGGATAGTCCAAAGCACACAGAAAATTGCTGAATATTTAGAAGTGAACCCAAAAGTCGCTACCATTATGTACCCGGGTTTGCCGAGTTTTGAGCAATACCATTTAGCTCAAAAGCAGATGAAATTAGCCGGAGGCATGATTGCATTTGAGCTAAAAGGGGGGCTGGAAGCAGGCAAGCGGTTCTTAAACCATTTAACGCTGTTCTCTAGGGCGGTGAGTTTGGGAGATTGCGAGTCATTGGCGCAGCATCCTGCCAGTATGACTCATTCGACCTATACACCGGAAGAAAGGCTGCAATATGGCATTAGTGATGGGCTGATTCGACTATCTATTGGTTTAGAAAATGTTGATGAGTTAATTGCAGATATTGAACAGGCGCTTGCGTCAGCGTGA
- the queD gene encoding 6-carboxytetrahydropterin synthase QueD: MSTTIYKDFHFEAAHRLPHVPEGHKCGRLHGHSFMVRLEITGEIDAHTGWIMDFADVKSAFKPIYERLDHHYLNEIEGLENPTSEVLARWIWQQTKPLLPLLSAITVKETCNAGCVYRGEA; encoded by the coding sequence ATGAGCACAACCATCTACAAAGATTTTCACTTTGAAGCAGCCCACCGCCTTCCTCATGTACCCGAGGGGCATAAATGTGGTCGCCTGCATGGGCACTCTTTCATGGTGCGCTTAGAAATCACGGGTGAAATTGATGCGCATACGGGATGGATCATGGATTTTGCTGATGTGAAAAGCGCCTTTAAACCTATCTATGAGCGTCTAGACCATCACTATTTAAATGAGATTGAAGGGTTAGAAAACCCAACCAGTGAAGTACTTGCTCGCTGGATTTGGCAGCAAACCAAGCCACTGTTACCACTATTAAGTGCCATTACGGTTAAAGAAACCTGCAATGCAGGCTGTGTATATCGCGGAGAAGCCTAA
- a CDS encoding endonuclease/exonuclease/phosphatase family protein, with protein MAKRTYSVRYIAGEPAKRIQPMPIHMLGDSLPIGLPLFPAGEMLDVVTWNIYKQQRPNWKSTLAELVKEKKLLLLQEAQMSPELVSFAASHQLVADQVPALPFSPHPSGVMTLATAHPIYCCPLREKEPLLRLAKSALITVYPLPNGKHLMVANVHAINFSFGVDVYRKQLSKLGSHISKHVGPVILAGDFNAWSRQRVNALKRFIRSVGLKEVLYDLDLRTKAFGRPLDFMFYRGLTLKESHVLQTDASDHNPIITQFKLTN; from the coding sequence GTGGCTAAAAGAACCTATTCTGTTCGGTACATTGCTGGCGAGCCTGCAAAACGTATTCAGCCTATGCCAATTCATATGCTAGGTGATTCTCTTCCTATTGGTCTTCCTCTGTTTCCTGCGGGTGAAATGCTGGATGTGGTTACGTGGAATATTTATAAGCAGCAGCGACCAAATTGGAAATCTACGTTAGCAGAGCTCGTTAAAGAGAAAAAACTGTTATTGCTCCAGGAAGCACAAATGTCACCAGAATTGGTTTCTTTTGCTGCTTCACATCAATTGGTAGCAGACCAAGTCCCTGCCTTACCTTTTTCTCCTCATCCATCAGGGGTAATGACTCTCGCGACAGCTCACCCTATTTATTGTTGTCCATTACGAGAAAAAGAGCCGCTATTACGTTTAGCGAAATCGGCTTTGATCACGGTTTATCCATTGCCTAATGGTAAGCATTTAATGGTTGCTAACGTACATGCCATTAACTTTAGTTTTGGTGTTGATGTGTATAGAAAGCAATTGAGTAAGTTAGGTTCTCATATTAGCAAACATGTCGGTCCCGTTATTCTCGCGGGGGACTTTAATGCATGGAGCCGTCAGCGAGTAAATGCATTGAAACGCTTTATTCGTTCAGTTGGCTTGAAGGAAGTTCTCTACGATTTAGATTTACGAACAAAAGCTTTTGGTCGTCCATTAGACTTTATGTTTTATCGCGGCTTAACACTGAAAGAAAGCCACGTATTACAGACAGATGCGTCAGATCATAATCCTATCATTACCCAATTTAAATTAACTAATTAA
- the queE gene encoding 7-carboxy-7-deazaguanine synthase QueE → MKYPINEIFQTLQGEGVFTGVPAVFIRLQGCPVGCSWCDTKQTWDKEPAKESTLGDIALKTQDSDLWAMSDAESLIQLMQQNGYTAKHIVITGGEPCIYDLTNLTQSLEANGFQCQIETSGTYPIICTENTWVTVSPKVGMKGGLQVLEQAINRANEIKHPVAREKDIEALDQLLSLRTQGEPPIVALQPISQKMSATKLCIDICIQRNWRLSIQTHKYLNIQ, encoded by the coding sequence ATGAAATACCCAATTAATGAAATCTTCCAAACTTTACAGGGGGAAGGTGTTTTTACTGGCGTCCCTGCTGTTTTTATTCGTTTGCAAGGCTGTCCAGTGGGCTGTAGTTGGTGCGATACCAAACAGACCTGGGACAAAGAGCCCGCGAAGGAATCCACATTGGGTGATATTGCATTAAAAACACAAGACAGTGATTTATGGGCAATGTCCGATGCCGAAAGCTTAATCCAACTGATGCAACAAAACGGCTATACCGCAAAACACATCGTGATAACGGGCGGAGAGCCGTGCATTTATGATTTAACGAACTTAACGCAATCCCTTGAAGCGAATGGGTTTCAATGCCAGATTGAAACCAGCGGCACTTACCCAATCATCTGCACTGAAAATACCTGGGTCACTGTCTCGCCGAAAGTGGGTATGAAAGGTGGATTGCAAGTACTCGAACAGGCGATTAATCGTGCCAATGAAATCAAGCATCCTGTAGCGCGTGAAAAGGATATTGAAGCCCTTGATCAGCTATTATCTTTGCGAACTCAAGGGGAGCCACCGATTGTGGCGCTTCAGCCTATTAGCCAAAAAATGTCAGCGACGAAGCTATGTATTGATATCTGCATCCAACGCAACTGGCGGCTATCCATTCAAACCCATAAATATTTAAATATTCAGTAA
- a CDS encoding amino acid permease: MQSSEQNQLRKGLSVRHIRFMALGSAIGTGLFYGSASAIQAAGPAVLLAYMLGGAAVFMVMRALGEMAVHHPVPGSFSHYASHYMGPLAGFLTGWNYVFEMLVVCLADITAFGMYMGFWFPHVDQWVWVLSIVLFISALNLCHVKIFGEMEFWLSIIKVSAIIAMIVGGAFLMIYGFGQETNHEVGIQNLWEHGGFMPNGIEGVIASLAIVMFAFGGIEVIGITASEAQNPEKTIPKAINAVPIRILLFYGLTLFILMCIYPWNQIGQNGSPFVQIFDSLGIQSAANILNIVVITAAISAINSDIFGAGRMMYGMAQDGQAPKVFTKLTKSGVPWVTVLVMSVVMLLGVYLNYLLPEKIFVIIASIATFATVWVWLMILLSQVAMRRKMSQEEIKKLKFPVPFWPVGPAITIAFMVFVIALLGFFKDTQVALIVGFVWVALLSITFFAMRYYQKR, from the coding sequence ATGCAAAGTAGTGAACAAAATCAACTCAGAAAGGGGCTGAGTGTCCGGCACATTCGCTTTATGGCCTTAGGGTCAGCGATTGGTACTGGGCTATTCTACGGTTCTGCGTCTGCGATTCAGGCAGCAGGTCCTGCGGTGTTACTTGCCTACATGTTAGGTGGTGCCGCTGTATTTATGGTGATGCGTGCCCTCGGCGAAATGGCGGTTCATCATCCAGTCCCTGGTTCATTCTCTCACTACGCAAGCCATTATATGGGTCCTCTAGCGGGTTTTTTAACAGGTTGGAACTACGTATTTGAAATGCTGGTAGTCTGTTTAGCCGATATTACGGCCTTCGGGATGTATATGGGCTTCTGGTTCCCGCATGTCGACCAATGGGTATGGGTATTGAGTATCGTGCTATTTATTAGCGCCCTCAATCTTTGCCACGTTAAGATTTTCGGTGAGATGGAATTCTGGCTATCGATTATTAAAGTTAGTGCCATTATTGCCATGATTGTCGGCGGTGCCTTCTTGATGATCTACGGTTTTGGTCAAGAAACTAACCATGAAGTGGGTATCCAAAACTTATGGGAGCATGGCGGCTTTATGCCAAATGGCATTGAAGGGGTGATAGCCTCTCTAGCCATCGTTATGTTTGCTTTTGGTGGTATTGAGGTAATTGGTATCACGGCAAGTGAAGCGCAAAATCCTGAAAAAACCATACCTAAAGCTATCAATGCGGTGCCTATCCGTATTCTATTATTCTATGGATTAACGCTGTTTATCCTGATGTGTATCTACCCATGGAATCAAATCGGTCAAAACGGTAGTCCGTTTGTCCAAATCTTTGATAGCTTAGGTATTCAATCCGCAGCCAATATCCTGAATATCGTGGTGATCACAGCTGCAATTTCCGCTATCAACAGTGATATTTTTGGCGCAGGTCGCATGATGTATGGTATGGCTCAAGATGGGCAAGCACCGAAAGTCTTTACTAAACTGACCAAAAGCGGTGTGCCATGGGTAACAGTGCTGGTGATGTCCGTTGTGATGTTATTAGGGGTTTATCTGAACTACCTGTTACCAGAAAAAATCTTTGTGATCATCGCGTCAATCGCGACCTTCGCAACGGTGTGGGTCTGGTTAATGATTTTACTGTCACAAGTGGCAATGCGCCGCAAGATGAGCCAAGAAGAAATCAAAAAACTGAAATTCCCTGTACCGTTCTGGCCTGTAGGTCCAGCAATCACCATCGCATTTATGGTGTTTGTTATCGCTTTATTAGGCTTCTTTAAAGATACGCAAGTGGCGCTGATCGTAGGCTTTGTGTGGGTGGCTTTACTCAGTATCACTTTCTTTGCGATGCGTTATTACCAAAAACGTTGA